One region of Fibrobacter sp. UWEL genomic DNA includes:
- the rpmC gene encoding 50S ribosomal protein L29: protein MKARELKELGVDQLKEKLAQLNLDLFNYRMAAKLGSLEKPSLIAATRKDIARVKTILTEKAKA from the coding sequence CACGTGAATTAAAGGAACTGGGCGTTGACCAGCTCAAGGAAAAGCTGGCCCAGTTGAATCTCGATCTGTTCAACTACCGCATGGCTGCAAAGCTCGGTAGCTTGGAAAAACCCTCTTTGATTGCTGCGACCCGCAAGGACATCGCTCGCGTCAAGACCATCCTCACCGAAAAGGCCAAGGCTTAA